In Necator americanus strain Aroian chromosome IV, whole genome shotgun sequence, the following proteins share a genomic window:
- a CDS encoding hypothetical protein (NECATOR_CHRIV.G16829.T1), whose amino-acid sequence MRAGPYNGFREIADVSIQSFHGPRQVWYQFIDPGGMKGSVGNGAVLNHRSCGPGGPLTDWATPAPVPDQGDTRTTRHGDCPRLCTHSVSTVSTDADLNALLGSEERIKFHAIALLEIRSRRSDMDDGERHVEEDSSGNYDKLAEDWELVLNVTAKELLERRKKLRLDPNPLHIERMEESQNSRTPRGPFLTIENVTERTFDHIKLPYDMLQGA is encoded by the exons ATGCGtgctggcccatacaatggcTTTCGGGAgatagctgatgtgtcaatcCAGTCTTTTCATggtcccagacaagtttggtaccaatttatcgaccccggagggatgaaaggttcgGTTGGCAATggagcggttttgaaccatcgatcgtgcggccctggcggacctcttaccgactgggCCACACCTGCCCCAGTACCAG accaaggcgacacacgcacgactcgccatggagactgtcccAGATTGTGTACTCACAGCGTGtcaacagtgtccacagacgcagACCTAAATGCCCTTCTCGGATCTgaagagcgtatcaaattccACGCGATTGCTCTGCTAGAGATCAGGAGCAGAAGAAGCGATATGGATGACG GTGAACGGCACGTCGAGGAGGACTCAAGCGGGAACTACGACAAGCTCGCAGAGGACTGGGAGCTTGTGTTAAACGTG ACCGCCAAGgagttgttggaaagaagaaagaaattgaggcttgatccgaatccactgcacattgagcg AATGGAAGAATCCCAGAACAGTAGGACACCTCGAGGACCATTCTTAACCATAGAAAatgtgaccgagaggaccttcgacCATATCAAACTACCGTATGATATGCTGCAAGGTGCATAG
- a CDS encoding hypothetical protein (NECATOR_CHRIV.G16826.T3) produces MDWYPFTNEEKAAILRSWKVLEPLKQSVGCDIYEMIFNQCPEARKLFPKMKFVNSKPDKKACEFAFQALRFVQVIEGAVMSLDNLPALDPILDNLGRIHGKLEVNGKFRPYYWSTFLECSICIFRKTLTNARKYPDKDIDNAIILWRYLLRDVMKKIKAGYNADISNRMTALAIDDSRSFTSIRKGSCTSESNLTNNFDDIL; encoded by the exons ATGGATTGGTACCCGTtcacaaatgaagaaaaagcagCAATACTACGTTCATGGAAAGTTCTCGAACCACTTAAACAGTCAGTAGGATGTGATATTTATGAGATGATTTTCAATCAG TGTCCAGAGGCGCGAAAGTTATTCCCGAAGATGAAATTCGTGAATTCGAAGCCGGACAAAAAAGCATGCGAGTTTGCATTTCAAGCTCTACGATTTGTACAG GTAATCGAGGGAGCAGTAATGTCATTGGATAACCTTCCCGCATTGGATCCAATCCTCGACAATTTAGGTCGGATACATGGTAAACTTGAAGTGAATGGGAAATTCCG acCATATTATTGGTCGACGTTTTTGGAGTGTTCTATTTGCATATTCCGGAAAACTTTAACAAATGCTCGTAAATATCCCGACAAAGATATTGATAACGCGATTATATTGTGGAGATATCTGTTAAGGGATgtgatgaagaaaataaag GCCGGCTACAATGCTGATATCAGCAATCGCATGACGGCGTTGGCAATAGACGATAGTCGAAGTTTCACATCGATTCGCAAAGGATCATGTACCTCAGAA
- a CDS encoding hypothetical protein (NECATOR_CHRIV.G16826.T2) — protein sequence MDWYPFTNEEKAAILRSWKVLEPLKQSVGCDIYEMIFNQCPEARKLFPKMKFVNSKPDKKACEFAFQALRFVQVIEGAVMSLDNLPALDPILDNLGRIHGKLEVNGKFRPYYWSTFLECSICIFRKTLTNARKYPDKDIDNAIILWRYLLRDVMKKIKAGYNADISNRMTALAIDDSRSFTSIRKGSCTSEKSKEMCEDECNGNNYAGDMNRDGRFHSSSFLFKVVLYAI from the exons ATGGATTGGTACCCGTtcacaaatgaagaaaaagcagCAATACTACGTTCATGGAAAGTTCTCGAACCACTTAAACAGTCAGTAGGATGTGATATTTATGAGATGATTTTCAATCAG TGTCCAGAGGCGCGAAAGTTATTCCCGAAGATGAAATTCGTGAATTCGAAGCCGGACAAAAAAGCATGCGAGTTTGCATTTCAAGCTCTACGATTTGTACAG GTAATCGAGGGAGCAGTAATGTCATTGGATAACCTTCCCGCATTGGATCCAATCCTCGACAATTTAGGTCGGATACATGGTAAACTTGAAGTGAATGGGAAATTCCG acCATATTATTGGTCGACGTTTTTGGAGTGTTCTATTTGCATATTCCGGAAAACTTTAACAAATGCTCGTAAATATCCCGACAAAGATATTGATAACGCGATTATATTGTGGAGATATCTGTTAAGGGATgtgatgaagaaaataaag GCCGGCTACAATGCTGATATCAGCAATCGCATGACGGCGTTGGCAATAGACGATAGTCGAAGTTTCACATCGATTCGCAAAGGATCATGTACCTCAGAA aaatcaaaagaaatgtgCGAAGACGAATGCAACGGAAATAATTATGCGGGAGACATG AACCGTGATGGAAGATTTCACAGTTCGTCATTCCTCTTCAAAGTGGTACTTTACGCGATTTGA